A stretch of DNA from Natrinema halophilum:
CCGTAGAGAACGGCCTCGACGTCGTCCCGGGGAACGGTGCTGTCCTCGAAGGCCGCAATGCTGGCTTCAGCGAACAGGTCTCGACCAGTCCGTTCGGGGCTGTTTCCGAACGGTGTTAATCCTGTCCCTGCGACACGTACGTCACTCATGTACATGCCCGTAGTGGACGGATCCGTTAATACTCCGCGGTTGTGACCCTGTATTCACTTTCAATGACAAATAACTCCCACAGACATTTCGGCGCGATCGACGCTGACGAACGGACCCGATATCGTATCGGTATCCAAACTACTACGGTCGGTATTTCCCCGGGCTTATATGGTACCATGACCCAAATAATGGTATGACTGCCGTTTCGTTCGATCTGGATCTACTGGCGGAACTAACGGAGGTGAGTGGCGTCCCCGGATACGAAGATCGAGTTCGCGATATCGTCGTCAGAGAACTCGAGAAAACTGTCGACAGCATTCGGACAGACGCGATGGGAAACGTAGTTGGAACGCTCGACGGGGAAAGCGACTATTCGGTCGCCGTTGCGGCCCACATGGACGAGATCGGCTTTATGGTCAGACATGTCCGCGGCGACGAGGACGGCTTCGGATTCGTCGAACTCGATGCGTTGGGCGGCTGGGACGCACGGATCCTCAAGGCCCAACGGGTGACGATCCACGCCGAAGACGAAGACATTCCGGCCGTCATCGGCTCACCGCCACCGCACACGCTCGACGAAACGGACCGCGAGAAGACCCCGGAAATCGAGGACGTCGTCGTCGATCCCGGCCTCCCTTTCGAGGAGGTTGAGAAGCGCGTCTCCCCGGGGGACCTCGTTACGATGGTTCAGACTACCGAACGTGTTGGCGAGACGATAACCGGAAAAGCCCTGGACGATCGCGTCTGTCTGTTCGCCATGCTCGAGGCAGCCCGCCGCGTGACCGATCCTGCCGTAACGATCCACTTCTGTGCGACCGTCCAGGAGGAAGTCGGACTCCGCGGGGCTCGCGCCCTCGGCGTCGACATCGATCCCGACCTCGGTCTGGCACTGGACGTCACCGTCGCAAACGACATCCCTGGCTTCGAGGATGGTGAGCACGTTACTGAACTCGGCGAGGGGACAGCAATCAAGCTCAAGGACTCGAGTGTCATCACGAATCCAAAGCTCCACGGTCGCCTCCAGTCGATCGCCGAAGACGAGGGAATCGCCTACCAGCTCGAGATCCTCCCCTCGGGCGGTACCGATACCGCGGGCTTGCAGCGGTCGTCCGGGGCAAAGCCCGTCGGCGCGATTTCGGTCCCGACGCGGTATCTCCACACCGTGACCGAGACTGCACACGTCAACGACGTCGCCGGGACGATCGACCTGCTCGCGGCGTTTCTCACGACCGAAGACGGGACGTACGACTACACCCTGTAAGCGGCAATCCGAACGGCTCTCGAGACGACTGACGGATTTTCGCCTCGCGTATCGTCGGAAGCATTTAGAGACCGACGAACTCGTCGACTCGGCCCGGCGGTTCAGTAGTCCAGCCTACAGCTACAAGACCGACCGATGCTTCGGACAGCCGATGCCGTTTCAGAACGCGAGTGCGTCGACAAGTATCGCGACGAGCACGGCGCCGAGGAAGGCGTTCGAGGCGTGGAACGACCGGAACGCGGCCGTTTCGGTCTGTTCGAAGTGAAGTCGCACCGCGGCCCAGAGGAAAATTCCGCCGAAGATCACGACTGTTCCGGCGTACAGCGTTCCGAGTTCGGTGATCCAGGCGAGCGCGATAGTGCTCACGAGCGTGGCGGCGATGTAGTAGATAATGTGCTTTCGGGTGACGGTTTCGCCGCGAACGACCGGCATCATCGGAAAGCCGCCGCGGGCGTAATCCTCGCCGTAGGCCAGTGCGAGGTTGTAGAAGTGCGCCGGCGTCCAGAGGAAGATGACGCCCGCGAGTGCGAGTCCCGGCCAACCGATTTCGTTCGTCACGGCGGCCCAGCCGATGAGCGCGGGGAGGGCGCCTGCCGCACCACCGATGACCGTGTTCTGGACCGTATTCGGCTTGAGGAGGAGGGTATAGACGACGCTGTAGAAGAGGATCGCGGCCAATCCAAGCGCCGCGGCGAGCCTGTTGATCGTCAAGAAGGCAGCCAACGACGCTGCGGTCAATGCGAATCCGAACGCCAGTGCGTTCCGGACCGGAATCAGGTCGACCGCCAGCGGTCGGTCGGCGGTACGGGACATCTTTTGGTCGACGTCGCGCTCGAGAACGTGGTTGAACGTCCCGCTCGCGCCGATGGCAAGGACGCCGCCGCCGAGGGTCGCGATGATCGTGGCGATATCGAGTCCGGGTCCCGCAGCGAGTGCCATCCCCGCGGCGGCGACGAGACAGAGCAACCACATCAACCGCGGTTTCATCATCTGGAAGTAGGCGAAGACGGTCAGCCTGGCGCGTGCCAGGCGACTCGTCGGGAGCTGCCGTTCGGTCGCGGATGGAACGTCCGCCTCGAACGGCTCCGGCGAATCGATGGCGTCGTCTTCACGACCGGTTGCGAGTTCGAGGTCCCAGGCGAGGGCGAAGACGATCGCCGTAAAGATCACGAGACCGAGTGCAAGGTGCAGTCCCGGGAGGATCGCGGCGGGACCGACCGTGGCGGTAATGGCCCCGACGCCGATCTGGACGACGTAGAGGATGGCTGCGACGACGAGGGTCGCTCGGACCCGACTCGAGACCTCGCCGAGGATCGCGGCGAGTGCCGTCACGGCGACGAGCAGGCCGACTGCGACGGCCGCAAGCCGGTGGCCCCAGGCGATCGCGAGTTCGGTCTGGTTCAGCGGATCCACCGGCGCGTGACAGGTCGGCCACGTCGAACACGACGCGGCTGCGTTCGTCAGCGAGGTCGTCGCGCCGACGATCAGGAGTAGATAGACGCCGAGCGCTGTCGTTGCAAGCAGTGCGGAGAACCGACGGCGTGTGCCGATCGGGCGGGGAAAGGACTCAGTTGCCACGGCTATTCTCGTCTACACCCTTCGACTCCGCGTATTTATGGCTCCCGCTTCTTCCCGCTTTCGGGGATTCGTATCCGACCGTAACGACGGAGTATGGGCTGCCGTAACCGCCGGTACGGCGGCTCGTCGTTCGCTCTCACCGCACCGCTCGAGAGGCGACCGAAAAGCAATTACGCTGGTTAGCGTAGCTGTCATCGTGCCCGGCGAATTCCGCGGTCGATCGCCGTCGGTCGATGACTCAGCCACCTCGAGTGGGGTCTCTGAAGCTGCGTTCGACGGTTGCAGCGAGGAGCCGCCCGCTCGCTGTCCGTATTGCGACCGACCGTTTCGGCAAGACCGGTACGAATCGCTTCATCGGGGCCTCGCACACTCCGAGCGCCTCACCGACCGCGAACGCGCCACGTTCGAGCGCGTCCGCAGCGAGGAATACCCGGCGATTCGTCGCGTTCGACTGTACGCGCTTTTCGTCCTCGTCCTGTTGTACTTCGGTCTACTGATCCTCGCCGCCTTCGTCGTCTGATCGTCACATTCCCATGTCCTCGGCCGCCGCCGGAATCGGGAGGTCGTGGGGCGAGACGCCGAGCAGCTCTCCGGCGTGGTCGAGCGCCATGTCGAATCCGTAATATCGCTCGAGTTCGTCCCCGTCCGCCGTTTGCCGCACTTTCAACATCGCGTATCCCTCGATATTCTGGACGATCGCGGCCGTTCCGCTCGACCCCTGCGGGCCTGACCCGTCTCGACTGAACGTGAGGATACGCTCCGTTTCGGTTTCGTCGTACGTCGCCCTGATGCCGCCCGCTTCCGCCGTCCGATCGTCGGTCATACTCGGTATTCGCGGATCGATCACCGCGAAGCTGTCGGTTTCGAACAGCGACTCGATCGGCTCGTTCGCGGCAGAAACGCGTCCGTTCTCCCGTGACGTACGGTCCCAGGCGAGGACGACGTCGAACATCGACACCGACTTTTCGGTCGCCTTCGAGGTACACTCGTGAGCCGTTCGGATCTCGATCCGGCCAGCCCGCCGCTCGCGTCATTTCGATTCACCCGGGTGGTCGCCATCCAGTGGGTCGTCGGTTCGGCCGTGGGATTTTTCGCCTTTGCCTACTGCTTCGGGCACGTCTACGCCTGGATTCGCGGCGTTTCACTCGAGCCGATCGTGATCGCCGCGTCGTCGCCGCCCACGACCTTCGGCTGGCTGGCCGTCTTGCTGGGGCTGCTCGTCTGTGTTATCGTTCCGCACGAACTGCTTCACGGTGCAGTTATGGCGTACTATGGCGGCTCTCCGTCGTACGGCGTCGGAGTTTCGCATTTCGTGGTGCCATACGCCTACGCCGAAACCGACGGCAGGAGGTACACTCGAAATCAGCTACTTGTGGCTCTGCTAGCGCCGTTCGTCGGTCTGACGGCACTCGGCTTTGCCATCATGGTCATCGTCCCTTCACCGCTGCTCGTCGTTCCGCTGGCGGCGAACGCGGCCGGTTCGATCGGCGACCTCTGGATGGCCGCTATCCTCTGTCAGTATCCTGCCGACGTCCGCGTGGGAGGACTTCTCGACGATGGTGACCGCGGGTTCGGCATTTACGGCTCGAGGGATCGTCCCACGACCCGCATTCCCGGCACGGTTCTCCTGTCCCGGTTCGTTACAGGTAGCGTCGGAACCCTCGCTTTGATCGCGACGTACGCGCTCGTCGCCATATTGCTCTCGCTCGCGTTCGGCTCTGGCGACGTCGTTCTCGGCGATCCCGATGCCGGCTGGCTCTTTTTCCGCCACGACCGTCGGGCCGACGGCAGTGCCCTCCTCGAGATCGGGGACGGACCGCTGCTCGCCGCGGCCGCCCTCGGCGGGCTGGCGTGGACGTCGGTCACGATTGTCCGCCGTCGATTCGAGGGCGAACACGACGGGATGCGAAAGTAAGCAGGGCTCGCTCGGAAACCGTAACGCTCGAACGGGTGCCCCGCCGACACCGTCCCATGACCAAGTGGCTCCGAAGCGGTCGCCGCCGAGACATCTGTTTCCTGCTCGCGGGCGCGGAGGACGGAGAACTACGCGGCCAGCAGCTAAAATCCGAACTCGAGTCACACTACGAGGACCGGATCGAGCCGAAGTCGTTCTACGGCTCGGTCTCGGCGCTGGTCGACGCCGGTTTCGTCGAGAAACGAACCGCGGGGCTCCACGACGTGTACGCGCTTACTGAATCCGGCAAACAACGAACGCGCGAGCACTTCGCGTGGGTTCGGACCTGTCTCGAGGCCAATAGTAGTCGTTGAAACGATGTCCCCACCGCCCGCACTGCTGCGGTCAGCGAGTACTCGCTGACCGCGAATTCGAGAGCTGGGTGTGCAGTGACGTTCAACGACTACAATAGCAGCCGCCTCGGGCGGCGGTGATCGACGTTCGATTCCACGATCGCGGTTCGTGCGTTATCCCTCGAGCAACTGGTCGCCGATCGTGTTGCGCAGGACTTCGCTCGTGCCCTCGTAGATCTCGTTGAGCTTGGCGTCGCGGTAGAACCGCTGTGCGGCGAAATCCTTGGTGTAGCCGTAGCCGCCGTGGATCTGAATGCCCTCGTTTGCGACCTCGCGGCTTACTTCCGAGGCGTAGAGCTTCGCCTGGGAGGCGTCTTTGATGTAGTCCTCGCCGCGGATCTTCTTATCGGCGGCTTTGTGCATGAGCATTCGAGCCGCCTGGATTTTCGTGTCCATGTCCGCCAGTTTGTGCTTGATCGACTGGAACTCGCCGATCGGCTGCCCGAACTGCTCGCGCTCGGTGGCGTAGTCGCGCGCCTCTTCGAAGGCCGCGCGGGCGATACCGACGCCGCGGGCCGCGATCGTGATCCGGCCGCCGTTGAGCGTCTTCAGCGCGTGGACGAAGCCGTCGCCCTCGTCGCCGAGTCGGCGGCTCTCGGGAATGCGAAGATCGTCGAACCGAAGTTCCGCCGTGGGACAGCCCTTATCTCCGAGTTTTTCCTCCGTGCCTTCGACGATGAAGCCGTCGTCCTCCTCTGGTCTGACGACGAACGACGAGATCCCCTTGTTCCCCGCATCGGGATCGGTCTTCGCGAAGAGGGTCACCGTGTCGGCGACCGAGCCGTTCGAAATCCAGAGTTTGCCACCGTTGATGACGTACTCGTCGCCGGTTCGTTCCGCAGTGGTTTCCATCGCGGGCACGTCGCTTCCTGCTCCCGCCTCCGAGAGCGCGAACGCGCCCACGTCTTCGCCCGCGGCCAGCGGCGTCAGGTACTCCTCCTTCTGGTCCTCGTCACCGAACTCGTAGAGCATGTTTCCTGCCAACGACGTGTGGGCGGCGACGACCGTTCCGAGGCCGCCGGACCCGCGGGCGATCTCCTCGAGTCCGATCGCATAGGAATGATAGTCCAGCCCGGCTCCGCCGTATTCTTCGGGAAACGGCATTCCCATCAGCCCCAGTTCAGCCATATCGTCCACGAGGTCCCGGGGGAACTCGTCTTCGTGGTCGATTTCGTCGGCGACGGGAACGACCTCCTCGTCGACGAACTCCGACACCATGTCTCGGATCTGTTGTTGCTCAGCCGAAAGTGCAAAGTCCATGGTCGATGGTTGGAGTCTTCTCTTCTTTATAGTTCTTCTTTGCCGATCCGATCGCTAATACATTCGAGTAACCGGACTGCGCGTCCGTTCGAAGAGAGCAATCGTCTCCCAATCGGCACTGCAATAAGCCTCCCCAGAGAGCTCACATGTGAGTTAGCCAAGCAAGTTAGCCGAGCGATATCGCGTGTATATCGTCACTCCGGTCGATATCCGGGTGTTTTACTCCCTGTCTCTCCCGTTTCTGTAACAGACACGAAACGGTGCCGGCACAGAATTCGTGGTCTCCGAAATACCCATGATGGTCGACCTCCCAGTTGGATATTGTATGGTCCGCTATGCCGAAGAGCGCTGTGCCAACTGCACGGGGAAACAGATCGAACGGACCGACGGATCCGTGTGGTGTCCGAACTGCGCACTGTTCGATTCCCATCAAAAAGCCACGTAACGTGGCTTTTCGCGGTGTCTACCCCGGCTTCGCACACGAAAGCGGAATCGCATCTCTGTTCGGTGTCGGAATCGATCCGTTACCGGACCGCGGCCAACAGTATATTAACCCGTTCGGTTTGACCTCCTTCTATGAAACGAGTCAGCGTCGACGATGTCGATCAGTGGATGAGTCCGGCGCGGAGCAAACGATCACTATCTAACGCACTCGGTGCCGAACACCTCGCGATGAATCATTACGTTCTCGATCCCGACGAGAGCTTCGGCTTCGGCTATCACCGACACGCCGACCAGGAAGAAATCTTCTACGTGCTCGAGGGAACGGCCACGTTCGAGACGGAGGACGGTGACGTAGCCGTCAGCGCAGGGGAAGCGATCCGATTTGCACCCGGCGAATGGCAACTCGGCCGCAACGAAACTGACGAGCAAGTCGTCGCGCTCGCACTCGGTGCACCAGCCGAAACTGACGAAATAGACGTCCTTCGGACGTGTCCCGACTGCGGTGAACGCCGGTCCGTTCGGATCGAACCGACCCCCGACCGTGACGCGCTCGTCGCCATTTGCGAGGATTGCGGTGCGGAGACGGTACGACATTCCTGAATCGCACGTCGATCCGAGTACCGAGTCGTCCGTTCCTGTTACGCGCTCGTAGTGCCTGTACGCGAGTAGTTGGTGGCACGTTACTGACATTAATCGCGAGCGACCGTTACTCGGGCTGCGGTCACTCGGGCCGTCGATCCGCAACGTAGCGGAGATGACTGCGGTCCTCCTGCGAATCGGTGACGATGGGTTCCAGACCGACGTGGACGATCGATGCAGGCTGCCGGACCTCGAGGAGGCCCACGCATCAGCGGCGAGGATGCGATCGGGTCGGTACCGTGATGATCGCCCTCGCGACCTTCGACCTGATACCCGCAGCGCGGATCGTGATCGAAGTCAGGCGCTGCGGTATGGATCGTGGACGAACCTGGACACTGTCGTTTCGCGCTCGGATCGATCTATAGTAGCCGTTGAACGTCATTATATACCCCGCTCGCGAATTCGCGGCCAGTGAGTTATCGCTGGTCGCAGTAGCGCAAGCGGTGGGGACATCGTTTCAACGACTCCTATAGTACCACCCGCGATTGGCAGTCGCTGCCACACAAACTCGTTACCTCGCCGTCGTCTCACAATTATCTATATATTCGAACGTACAATTAACAGAACGAGTCCGAGATCGACTGTGTACGACCGCCACCGATCGGAAGAGTACGCCGCGACCGCGGCGTTTTTCCCGGATGGTAACCAAACTAACTCGAGTAGATGACCACGGGCCAGCCCGAACCCCCCACTGACGCCGATCTAGAGTGGTGTTACGACGCGGTTCACGGCGTTTCGCGGACTTTTTCGATCACGGTCGATCGGCTTGAAGAGCCGATGGCGAGACACATCTGTCTCGGCTATCTCCTGTGTAGAATAGCCGATACGATCGAGGATGCGGGACACATCCCACCGGAAACCCAGACCGAACTGCTCGAGGAGTACGACCGCCTGCTCGATCCGACCGCGGACGGTTCCGTCTCGGCGTTCATGAACGACGTCGAGCCCTGGATCCCCGACGAACGGTCCGACGACTGGGACGTCGTCGCCGAAACACCGCGTGTCGTACAAACCTTCGAATCGCTCGACGAAGACCCACGCGAGATCATGCGCGAACCGGTTCGTGAACTCGTCGACGGAATGGCGATGTTTACCGATCGGTACGCCACTGAGGGCGGACTTCGCCTTCAAACCGTCGAAGAACTCGAGGAATACTGCTGGTACGCCGCCGGCACCGTCGGCACCCTGATCACCGGTTTGGTCGCCCGCGGAACGTCCCAGGAGCGAGCCGACGAGATGCGCCAGAACGCGCGTTCGTTCGCGCTCTTGCTCCAGTTAGTCAATATCGCAAAAGACGTCGAGTCGGACTATCACGACGAAAACAACGTCTACCTCCCTGCCGAATGGCTCGCAGCAGAGGACGTCGACGTCGAATCTGTCACCGACGAGGCCCACCACGGGGGCGTTACCAACGTCATCAAGCGGGTTACCGGACGCGCCGAACGCTACCTCGACGACGCCCAGCGCTACCTCGAGGTCGTCCCGGAACACCACGGCAATCGGCTCTCTGCGTGGGCGATTCCCTACCTGCTCGCGGTGGGAACCCTCCGAGAGCTTCGTGAACGGCCGGAGGACGTCGTTCGCGAGGGAGACGTCAAGGTGTCTCGCGCGGAAGTGTACGCGCTCTTGCAACAGTTCGAAGACGGCGTCCCCCGATCGCGTCTCGACGACCTTCGCAAAAAGATGTCGAAGCAGCCGCTCCACCAGTGACGGCCGCGGTGAGATGGCGGGATGTTCGGATTGTAAACGGTTTCGACGACGAGTGGGAACTGACCTGAGCCGTGGTCGTCTCGAGGAGGCACCACGGTCGTCGGAGCGCCCGTCCAACGAGGACGGTACTCGAATTCGGAAGTACCCGAGTAGTACTCCGGCCGATGATCGAACCACTACTCTCTCGGCCCGAACGGGGGAGCCTGTCTCTGTCGTATTCCGTGCCGTTGCCCCATCACCGTCGTGTTCCCCGCAGTTACCACACGGTCGAACGCGTTCACGGTACGAGACACAATACGTATAATTGATACCTGATAAGTTGAGGAAAACCGCCGTCGGTTTCGGACGTAACCGAACGAACCGCTGGCTTGCTACCGTCGCCCATGACCACTACCGATTCGATTTTCACAAGCGTCGAGGCCGTTCGTGACCGCGCTCGCGACGCACTCGAACGACGGTTCGGTATCGACAGGCGTGGGCTAGCGGCCTTCCGAATCGCTCTCGGGTCTATTCTGCTGTTCGATGTCGCACACCGGTCACGGGCTGTCGTCGCGTTCTACACCGACGACGGCGTGTTACCACGCACACTACTTTTCGATCAGTCTGCGGTTGGTAGATACTCGATTCACGCGCTCTCGGGTGAGTTGTGGGTACAGGGCATCCTGTTCGGTTGTGCGGCAATTCTCGCGGTCGCGGTGCTCGCCGGATACCGAACGAAAACCGCAACGATCCTCTCGCTTTTTCTGCTTCTCTCGGTTCAGTTTCGCAATCCGTTCGCGCTGAACGCCGCAGACAGATTACTCCGTGTACTGGTCCTTCTTGGCGTATTCGTACCGCTGGGCGAGCGCTGGGGGATCGATGCGTTGTGCGACGCTGACGGTAATGCGGACCTCGAGCGAAAGGAGGGTCCCAGCGCTCGAACCAAGACCAGCGCTCGAACCGAAGCCGAGGCTCGTAGCGGGCCCAGCACTCAATCGGAAAGCGAAACCAGGATCACGACGCCGGCGACTGCGGCGATTCTCGTCTCCATCGTCGTCGTATTCGCCGATAATGCGCTTCTCAAGGCCGTCGGTGAGACGTGGCACAACGGCGAGGCGCTCCGCTACGCGCTCAGACAGGATCACCTGACCATCCTGCTCGGGGATGTCATCGCGAACTACCCGATTGCCCTCGAGATCGGAACCTACGTCTGGACGGGGCTGGTGTCCGGCGCACCGTTCATGCTCTTGCTCACCGGCCGGCTTCGGACTGCGTACGTCTCCGCGTTCCTCATCGCGGTTACCGGGATGGCACTCTCGATGGCCGTCGGCCTCTTCCCGCCCGTTCTAGCAGCCGCGTTCATCCTGTTTCTTCCGCCGCGGGTCTGGGACGCAGTCGAACGCGCTACCACCCGAACGATCGACCGAGTGGTCCTTCTCGAGCGGTTCGAGGCGGCGTGTCGGGGCGGGGTCGATCGTCTGCCCCGTCCGCAGCCAGTCGGTTCCTTGCTTTCGGATCCAACCCGCGGGCGACTGCGGCGATGCTGGTCGCTCGTCCTCACCGCCGTTCTGACCGTCGTCATTCTGTGGAGCGTCGCATTGCTCGGAACCGCGGCTTCGTTGGAGCCGGTCGACGCGTTGGAGCCGGTCGACGCGTTGGAGCCGGGTGATCACCGGTGGCGAATGTTCGCTCCGGATCCGAGTACGAGCGACGGCTGGTACCTGGTCACTGCTCACGTCGACGAGGGGGAGGACTTCGCCGTCCTCCGAGAGGGGGACTCCGCAGCCGATCGACTGCCGGACCCATCCGAATCGGTTCCGTCGTTCCGGTGGCGCAAATACACGAGTTCGACGTTCGACGACTCGGAACCCGCCGGTGAACGTGCCACGCGGTTCGCAGCGTATATGTGTGAACGCGCGCGCTCTCAGACCGATGTACCCGTCGAAACAGTCACCGTCACCTACACCGAACAGCGGATCGTGCTCGAGGGCGAAGCGCCGCCACCGAAGACGGTCGAGGTGGTCGAGCGATCGTGTTCGAACGACCGGAACGCTGAATTACGGGTGGTCCCAACTGTCGGCTAACCAATGAGCGAAGCCACTGTGGACGACAATCCGGTTATCCTCTTCGACGGCGTCTGCAACCTCTGTAACGGGTTCGTCCAGTTCATCCTCCCGCGAGATACGGACGGCATCTTTCGCTTCGCATCACTCCAGTCAGACGTCGGCACGGAACTGCTGGCCGAACACGGACTACCGACGGACGAACTCGAGTCCATCGTTCTGATCGAAGGCGACGACCATTACGTGAAGTCGGACGCCGTCATCAGAATCGCTCGGCTCCTCGGTGGAGTGTACACGCTGATGGGCCCGTTCCGGTACGTCCCGAGAGCGATCCGCGATAGAGCGTACGACTTCGTCGCCGCTCGACGGTACCGCTGGTTCGGAAAGAAAGAGCAGTGTGCCATGCCGCCGCAGAACGTCGACGTCGGTGCCCGGTTTCTCGAGTAGTCGAGCGAACCCAGCAGCGACGAAGGGTTCGCGGTCACGACAGCGACAGTCCGCGTATCTCGACCGAATTACCCTCTGTGACGTGGCCGATGATCCGTCCGTCGGTGTCGGCGGCTAGGTCCTTCGCACCGTCTTCGGGAAGCGCGACGACGAACCCGGTCCCCATGTTGAACGTCCGGTGCATCTCGTCGGCCGTCACGTTCCCCGCATCCTGTACGAATTCGAAGATCGGCTGCGCCGGAAGCGGCTCGTCGATCACGTACTCGTAGTCACCCATCCGGAGCAGGTTCGTCCAGCCGCCACCCGTCACGTGAGCTGCCGCGTGGACGCCGTGAACGCGCATCGGCTCGAGGAGATCCGTATAGATCCGGGTCGGCCGAAGCAGCTCTTCGCCGATCGTCCGTTCCGGACCCAGCGGAAATTCGTCGGTGTACTCGTGGTCGCGGGTCACCGCCTCGCGGGCCAGAGTCAGTCCGTTCGAGTGGATCCCGTTCGAGGGGAAACCTACGAGCACGTCACCGACCTGGGCCTCCCCCTCGAAGATGTCGCCTTTTTCCGCGAGTCCGACGCACGTTCCCGCCAGATCGAACCCCGTTACGACCTCCGGCATGACGGCCGTCTCGCCGCCGAGCATGGTGAGGTCGGCCTGCTCCAGGCCGACTGCGAGGCCTTCCCCGATCTCGTTGGTCAGTTCCTCGTCGGGGTCGTCG
This window harbors:
- a CDS encoding DUF3267 domain-containing protein, with translation MSRSDLDPASPPLASFRFTRVVAIQWVVGSAVGFFAFAYCFGHVYAWIRGVSLEPIVIAASSPPTTFGWLAVLLGLLVCVIVPHELLHGAVMAYYGGSPSYGVGVSHFVVPYAYAETDGRRYTRNQLLVALLAPFVGLTALGFAIMVIVPSPLLVVPLAANAAGSIGDLWMAAILCQYPADVRVGGLLDDGDRGFGIYGSRDRPTTRIPGTVLLSRFVTGSVGTLALIATYALVAILLSLAFGSGDVVLGDPDAGWLFFRHDRRADGSALLEIGDGPLLAAAALGGLAWTSVTIVRRRFEGEHDGMRK
- a CDS encoding cupin domain-containing protein, with translation MKRVSVDDVDQWMSPARSKRSLSNALGAEHLAMNHYVLDPDESFGFGYHRHADQEEIFYVLEGTATFETEDGDVAVSAGEAIRFAPGEWQLGRNETDEQVVALALGAPAETDEIDVLRTCPDCGERRSVRIEPTPDRDALVAICEDCGAETVRHS
- a CDS encoding DUF7410 domain-containing protein, with amino-acid sequence MPGEFRGRSPSVDDSATSSGVSEAAFDGCSEEPPARCPYCDRPFRQDRYESLHRGLAHSERLTDRERATFERVRSEEYPAIRRVRLYALFVLVLLYFGLLILAAFVV
- a CDS encoding thiol-disulfide oxidoreductase DCC family protein, whose protein sequence is MSEATVDDNPVILFDGVCNLCNGFVQFILPRDTDGIFRFASLQSDVGTELLAEHGLPTDELESIVLIEGDDHYVKSDAVIRIARLLGGVYTLMGPFRYVPRAIRDRAYDFVAARRYRWFGKKEQCAMPPQNVDVGARFLE
- a CDS encoding acyl-CoA dehydrogenase gives rise to the protein MDFALSAEQQQIRDMVSEFVDEEVVPVADEIDHEDEFPRDLVDDMAELGLMGMPFPEEYGGAGLDYHSYAIGLEEIARGSGGLGTVVAAHTSLAGNMLYEFGDEDQKEEYLTPLAAGEDVGAFALSEAGAGSDVPAMETTAERTGDEYVINGGKLWISNGSVADTVTLFAKTDPDAGNKGISSFVVRPEEDDGFIVEGTEEKLGDKGCPTAELRFDDLRIPESRRLGDEGDGFVHALKTLNGGRITIAARGVGIARAAFEEARDYATEREQFGQPIGEFQSIKHKLADMDTKIQAARMLMHKAADKKIRGEDYIKDASQAKLYASEVSREVANEGIQIHGGYGYTKDFAAQRFYRDAKLNEIYEGTSEVLRNTIGDQLLEG
- a CDS encoding PadR family transcriptional regulator, with protein sequence MTKWLRSGRRRDICFLLAGAEDGELRGQQLKSELESHYEDRIEPKSFYGSVSALVDAGFVEKRTAGLHDVYALTESGKQRTREHFAWVRTCLEANSSR
- a CDS encoding heme o synthase, whose amino-acid sequence is MATESFPRPIGTRRRFSALLATTALGVYLLLIVGATTSLTNAAASCSTWPTCHAPVDPLNQTELAIAWGHRLAAVAVGLLVAVTALAAILGEVSSRVRATLVVAAILYVVQIGVGAITATVGPAAILPGLHLALGLVIFTAIVFALAWDLELATGREDDAIDSPEPFEADVPSATERQLPTSRLARARLTVFAYFQMMKPRLMWLLCLVAAAGMALAAGPGLDIATIIATLGGGVLAIGASGTFNHVLERDVDQKMSRTADRPLAVDLIPVRNALAFGFALTAASLAAFLTINRLAAALGLAAILFYSVVYTLLLKPNTVQNTVIGGAAGALPALIGWAAVTNEIGWPGLALAGVIFLWTPAHFYNLALAYGEDYARGGFPMMPVVRGETVTRKHIIYYIAATLVSTIALAWITELGTLYAGTVVIFGGIFLWAAVRLHFEQTETAAFRSFHASNAFLGAVLVAILVDALAF
- a CDS encoding DUF7111 family protein translates to MTDDRTAEAGGIRATYDETETERILTFSRDGSGPQGSSGTAAIVQNIEGYAMLKVRQTADGDELERYYGFDMALDHAGELLGVSPHDLPIPAAAEDMGM
- a CDS encoding phytoene/squalene synthase family protein; the encoded protein is MTTGQPEPPTDADLEWCYDAVHGVSRTFSITVDRLEEPMARHICLGYLLCRIADTIEDAGHIPPETQTELLEEYDRLLDPTADGSVSAFMNDVEPWIPDERSDDWDVVAETPRVVQTFESLDEDPREIMREPVRELVDGMAMFTDRYATEGGLRLQTVEELEEYCWYAAGTVGTLITGLVARGTSQERADEMRQNARSFALLLQLVNIAKDVESDYHDENNVYLPAEWLAAEDVDVESVTDEAHHGGVTNVIKRVTGRAERYLDDAQRYLEVVPEHHGNRLSAWAIPYLLAVGTLRELRERPEDVVREGDVKVSRAEVYALLQQFEDGVPRSRLDDLRKKMSKQPLHQ
- the purM gene encoding phosphoribosylformylglycinamidine cyclo-ligase, with the translated sequence MTETDDADEERLTYAETGVDIEASEDATAALLEAFGSNLRTEYAGLLDIGDRYLALATDGVGTKLLVAEAIADFSTIGIDCIAMNANDLVAAGVEPVAFVDYLAVDDPDEELTNEIGEGLAVGLEQADLTMLGGETAVMPEVVTGFDLAGTCVGLAEKGDIFEGEAQVGDVLVGFPSNGIHSNGLTLAREAVTRDHEYTDEFPLGPERTIGEELLRPTRIYTDLLEPMRVHGVHAAAHVTGGGWTNLLRMGDYEYVIDEPLPAQPIFEFVQDAGNVTADEMHRTFNMGTGFVVALPEDGAKDLAADTDGRIIGHVTEGNSVEIRGLSLS
- a CDS encoding M42 family metallopeptidase, whose protein sequence is MTAVSFDLDLLAELTEVSGVPGYEDRVRDIVVRELEKTVDSIRTDAMGNVVGTLDGESDYSVAVAAHMDEIGFMVRHVRGDEDGFGFVELDALGGWDARILKAQRVTIHAEDEDIPAVIGSPPPHTLDETDREKTPEIEDVVVDPGLPFEEVEKRVSPGDLVTMVQTTERVGETITGKALDDRVCLFAMLEAARRVTDPAVTIHFCATVQEEVGLRGARALGVDIDPDLGLALDVTVANDIPGFEDGEHVTELGEGTAIKLKDSSVITNPKLHGRLQSIAEDEGIAYQLEILPSGGTDTAGLQRSSGAKPVGAISVPTRYLHTVTETAHVNDVAGTIDLLAAFLTTEDGTYDYTL